In the Ramlibacter tataouinensis TTB310 genome, one interval contains:
- a CDS encoding glutamine synthetase family protein, whose product MDASEHPIHPAVTGIRQRGVAKVKVACSDIDGVLRGKVLQASKFEGAADGGFGFCDVVFGWDCNDNPYDNTRVTGWQHGFPDALARLDLGTHRNVPWDGGIDFFLGEFINPDGSPYAVCPRQTLKRVLARAEKLGFQVFTGMEYEWFNFRETPQGWAAKQGVAPEPITPGMFGYSLLRMNQHREYFNALMDEMLAFKVPIEGLHTETGPGVYEAALGFSQALEQADRAILFKTGAKEIGARFGIMPSFMAKWSEHYPGCSGHIHQSLSDGQANVFYGKGSQRGMSPVFESYLAGQVACLMEFAPLFWPTINSYKRLVDGFWAPVKPTWGVDNRTASFRVIAGGPKSTRLETRCPGADVNPYLAMAAVIAAGLHGVEKGLKLTAPPITGTNQGAENVPRAPRTLIETTRIFERSEVARDWLGDTFVEHFAATRDWEWRQWLDGVTDWERRRYFEII is encoded by the coding sequence ATGGACGCCAGCGAACATCCCATCCACCCCGCCGTGACGGGCATCCGCCAGCGCGGCGTGGCCAAGGTCAAGGTGGCGTGCAGCGACATCGACGGCGTGCTGCGCGGCAAGGTCCTGCAGGCCAGCAAGTTCGAGGGCGCGGCGGACGGCGGCTTCGGCTTCTGCGACGTGGTGTTCGGCTGGGACTGCAACGACAACCCCTACGACAACACCCGGGTCACCGGCTGGCAGCACGGCTTCCCCGACGCGCTGGCGCGGCTGGACCTGGGCACGCACCGCAACGTGCCCTGGGACGGCGGCATCGACTTCTTCCTGGGCGAGTTCATCAACCCGGACGGCAGCCCCTACGCGGTCTGTCCGCGCCAGACGCTCAAGCGCGTGCTGGCGCGCGCCGAGAAGCTCGGCTTCCAGGTCTTCACCGGCATGGAATACGAGTGGTTCAATTTCCGCGAGACGCCGCAGGGCTGGGCCGCCAAGCAGGGGGTGGCGCCGGAGCCGATCACCCCGGGCATGTTCGGCTACTCGCTGCTGCGGATGAACCAGCACCGCGAGTACTTCAACGCGCTGATGGACGAGATGCTGGCCTTCAAGGTGCCGATCGAGGGGCTGCACACCGAGACCGGCCCCGGCGTGTACGAGGCGGCGCTGGGATTCTCGCAGGCGCTGGAGCAGGCCGACCGCGCCATCCTGTTCAAGACCGGCGCCAAGGAGATAGGCGCGCGCTTCGGCATCATGCCCAGCTTCATGGCCAAGTGGAGCGAGCACTACCCGGGCTGCTCGGGCCACATCCACCAGAGCCTGTCGGACGGCCAGGCCAACGTCTTCTACGGCAAGGGCAGCCAGCGCGGGATGAGCCCGGTGTTCGAGAGCTACCTGGCCGGCCAGGTGGCCTGCCTGATGGAGTTCGCGCCCCTGTTCTGGCCCACCATCAACAGCTACAAGCGCCTGGTCGACGGCTTCTGGGCGCCGGTCAAGCCGACCTGGGGCGTGGACAACCGCACGGCAAGCTTCCGCGTCATCGCGGGCGGGCCCAAGAGCACGCGGCTGGAGACGCGCTGCCCGGGCGCCGACGTCAACCCCTACCTGGCCATGGCGGCGGTGATCGCGGCCGGACTGCACGGCGTGGAGAAGGGGCTCAAGCTCACGGCGCCGCCCATCACCGGCACCAACCAGGGCGCCGAGAACGTGCCGCGCGCGCCGCGCACGCTGATCGAGACCACCCGCATCTTCGAGCGCTCCGAGGTGGCGCGCGACTGGCTGGGTGACACCTTCGTCGAGCACTTCGCCGCCACGCGCGACTGGGAGTGGCGCCAATGGCTGGACGGCGTGACCGACTGGGAGCGCCGCCGCTACTTCGAGATCATCTGA
- a CDS encoding SDR family NAD(P)-dependent oxidoreductase: MRNLQGRVAAVTGAGSGLGRALAHELARRGAHLALGDVDDAGLRETAAQLRDCGVRVTAAAVDVAQRKAVFAWADACVREHGRVNLVFNNAGVALSAPADAVHPVDFEWIMGINFWGVVHGTQAFLPHLRASGEGHVVNISSLFGLMAMPTQAAYNASKFAVRGYTEALRMELDMEGGRVSASCVHPGGVATNIARAQRIDEELVRRTGVAAQAQRERGDALIRVTPPDAAARQILDGVQRNARRILVGPDARRLDRLVRLLGSAYQPLVVRQARKLLRGRHAG, encoded by the coding sequence ATGAGGAATCTGCAAGGGAGGGTCGCCGCGGTCACGGGAGCCGGCAGCGGCCTGGGCCGCGCGCTGGCCCACGAGCTGGCGCGCCGGGGTGCGCACCTGGCGCTCGGCGACGTCGACGATGCGGGGCTGCGCGAGACGGCCGCACAGCTGCGCGACTGCGGGGTGCGTGTCACTGCCGCCGCGGTGGACGTGGCGCAGCGCAAGGCGGTGTTCGCCTGGGCCGACGCCTGCGTGCGCGAGCATGGCCGCGTCAACCTGGTCTTCAACAACGCGGGCGTCGCCCTGTCCGCGCCCGCCGACGCGGTGCACCCGGTGGACTTCGAATGGATCATGGGCATCAACTTCTGGGGCGTGGTGCACGGCACGCAGGCCTTCCTGCCGCACCTGCGCGCCAGCGGCGAAGGCCACGTGGTGAACATCTCCAGCCTGTTCGGCCTGATGGCCATGCCGACCCAGGCGGCCTACAACGCCAGCAAGTTCGCGGTGCGCGGCTACACCGAGGCGCTGCGCATGGAGCTGGACATGGAAGGCGGCCGCGTCAGCGCCAGCTGCGTGCACCCGGGCGGGGTGGCCACCAACATCGCGCGGGCCCAGCGCATCGACGAGGAGCTGGTCCGCCGCACCGGCGTCGCCGCGCAGGCCCAGCGCGAGCGCGGCGACGCGCTGATCAGGGTCACGCCGCCCGACGCGGCCGCGCGGCAGATCCTGGATGGCGTGCAGCGCAACGCCCGCCGCATCCTGGTCGGGCCGGACGCGCGCCGGCTGGACCGGCTGGTGCGCCTGCTGGGGTCGGCCTACCAGCCGCTGGTGGTGCGGCAGGCGCGCAAGCTGCTGCGGGGGCGCCATGCCGGCTGA
- a CDS encoding flavin-containing monooxygenase, with amino-acid sequence MPAEPVFFDVVVVGAGLSGIAAGYHLQARCPGLRYAILEAREAIGGTWDLFRYPGVRSDSDMYTLGYSFRPWPSDASFACGPDIREYVAGTAREHGIDRHIRFGQRVTAASWDSAQARWTVSTTSPSGQEARFECRFLFFCSGYYDYERGHEPQWAGTADFRGRIVHPQHWPQALDVSGRRVVVVGSGATAVTLVPELATAAGHVTMLQRSPSYIAALPARDRIGAAWRRWLPAGAAHRLIRWKNIALSMALFQFARRRPEATARWLLRSAASLLGPGFDVERHLKPAYKPWDQRLCIAPDGDLFRAVRSGKASIVTDRIERFTERGILLASGQALEADIVVAATGLKLKLLGGARLTVDGRPVDLAQTVSYRGLMYGGIPNLATAMGYTNASWTLKCELIARYVCRLLNHMQARGWDICVPSADGPAAMATRPAIDLSSGYVQRAADLLPRQGERRPWRIHQNYLQDLLSLRFSPLRDGAMRFARRTGGT; translated from the coding sequence ATGCCGGCTGAACCGGTTTTCTTCGACGTGGTCGTGGTGGGCGCGGGCCTGTCGGGCATCGCCGCCGGCTACCACCTGCAGGCGCGCTGCCCGGGCCTGCGCTACGCCATCCTGGAGGCGCGCGAGGCGATCGGCGGCACCTGGGACCTGTTCCGCTATCCGGGCGTGCGCTCGGATTCGGACATGTACACCCTGGGCTACAGCTTCCGGCCCTGGCCCAGCGACGCCTCGTTCGCCTGCGGCCCCGACATCCGCGAGTACGTGGCCGGCACGGCGCGCGAGCACGGCATCGACCGGCACATCCGCTTCGGCCAGCGCGTCACCGCGGCCAGCTGGGACTCGGCGCAGGCGCGCTGGACGGTGAGCACCACCTCCCCGTCCGGCCAGGAGGCGCGCTTCGAATGCCGCTTCCTGTTCTTCTGCAGCGGCTACTACGACTACGAGCGCGGCCACGAGCCGCAGTGGGCGGGCACGGCGGACTTCCGCGGCCGCATCGTGCACCCCCAGCACTGGCCGCAGGCGCTGGACGTCAGCGGCCGCCGGGTGGTCGTCGTCGGCAGCGGCGCCACCGCCGTGACCCTGGTGCCCGAGCTGGCGACCGCCGCCGGGCACGTCACCATGCTGCAGCGCTCGCCCAGCTACATCGCGGCGCTGCCGGCGCGCGACCGCATCGGCGCGGCCTGGCGGCGCTGGCTGCCGGCCGGCGCGGCGCACCGGCTGATCCGCTGGAAGAACATCGCCCTGTCCATGGCCCTGTTCCAGTTCGCGCGGCGCAGGCCCGAGGCGACGGCCCGCTGGCTGCTGCGGTCCGCCGCCAGCCTGCTCGGCCCGGGCTTCGACGTGGAACGCCACCTCAAGCCGGCGTACAAGCCCTGGGACCAGCGGCTGTGCATCGCGCCCGACGGCGACCTGTTCCGGGCGGTGCGCAGCGGCAAGGCGTCCATCGTGACCGACCGCATCGAGCGCTTCACCGAACGCGGCATCCTGCTGGCCTCGGGCCAGGCGCTGGAAGCCGACATCGTGGTGGCGGCCACCGGGCTGAAGCTGAAGCTGCTGGGCGGCGCCAGGCTGACCGTGGACGGGCGGCCGGTGGACCTGGCGCAGACCGTGTCGTACCGGGGCCTGATGTACGGCGGCATCCCCAACCTGGCCACGGCGATGGGCTACACCAATGCCTCGTGGACGCTCAAGTGCGAGCTGATCGCGCGCTACGTGTGCCGCCTGCTGAACCACATGCAGGCACGGGGCTGGGACATCTGCGTGCCTTCGGCGGACGGGCCGGCCGCGATGGCCACGCGTCCCGCCATCGACCTGAGCTCGGGCTATGTGCAGCGCGCCGCGGACCTGCTGCCGCGGCAGGGCGAGCGCCGGCCCTGGCGCATCCACCAGAACTACCTGCAGGACCTGCTGTCGCTGAGGTTCAGCCCGCTGCGCGACGGCGCCATGCGCTTCGCCCGGCGCACCGGCGGCACCTAA
- a CDS encoding cation:proton antiporter → MTVTEIFLIAMAIIFTLPYLIWRLGRTEYFAPLVVVQILAGLLLGPGILGKLYPDYYQFVFSAPVVQSLNGVAWWGVTLFIFIAGVELDLRKAWQHRRESGITAALCLGTPLVLGCGAALVLLGMGGWMGAAARPWQFVAGVGMGCAVTALPILILLMEKMGILRLALGQRILRYASLDDIAIWGVLALILMDWQRMGKQAAFIAAFAALAWGLRVLMRRLPAADRWFVALIWLILCSLGADWAGLHYMVGAFLAGAVMDSEWFEQAQMDLLRHHVLLVLMPVFFLSTGLRTEWDVGGTAVFFAAGLLLAASVAGKLLAAQLAGRVLGWAPGEASIIGWLLQTKGLIEIIFANILLDKRIITGDTFTALLLMAVASTMLTVPMVAPRLASTRELVARAS, encoded by the coding sequence GTGACCGTCACCGAAATCTTCCTGATCGCCATGGCGATCATCTTCACCCTGCCCTACCTGATCTGGCGGCTGGGACGCACCGAGTACTTCGCGCCGCTGGTGGTGGTGCAGATCCTGGCCGGGCTGCTGCTGGGGCCGGGCATCCTGGGCAAGCTCTACCCCGACTACTACCAGTTCGTCTTCAGCGCGCCGGTGGTGCAATCCCTCAACGGCGTGGCCTGGTGGGGCGTGACGCTGTTCATCTTCATCGCCGGCGTCGAGCTGGACCTGCGCAAGGCCTGGCAGCACCGGCGCGAGAGCGGCATCACGGCGGCGCTGTGCCTGGGCACGCCGCTGGTGCTGGGCTGCGGCGCGGCGCTGGTGCTCCTGGGCATGGGCGGCTGGATGGGCGCGGCGGCCCGGCCCTGGCAGTTCGTGGCCGGCGTGGGCATGGGATGCGCGGTGACGGCGCTGCCCATCCTGATCCTGCTGATGGAGAAGATGGGCATCCTGCGCTTGGCCCTAGGCCAGCGCATCCTGCGCTATGCCAGCCTGGACGACATCGCCATCTGGGGCGTGCTGGCCCTCATCCTGATGGACTGGCAACGAATGGGCAAGCAGGCCGCGTTCATCGCCGCCTTCGCCGCGCTGGCCTGGGGGCTGCGCGTGCTGATGCGGCGCCTGCCGGCCGCGGACCGCTGGTTCGTGGCCCTGATCTGGCTGATCCTGTGCTCGCTGGGCGCCGACTGGGCCGGCCTGCACTACATGGTGGGCGCCTTCCTGGCCGGCGCGGTGATGGACAGCGAGTGGTTCGAGCAGGCGCAGATGGACCTGCTGCGGCATCACGTGCTGCTGGTGCTGATGCCGGTGTTCTTCCTGTCCACCGGCCTGCGCACCGAATGGGACGTGGGCGGCACGGCCGTGTTCTTCGCTGCCGGCCTGCTGCTGGCGGCCTCGGTGGCGGGCAAGCTGCTGGCCGCGCAGCTGGCCGGCCGCGTGCTGGGCTGGGCGCCGGGCGAGGCCTCCATCATCGGCTGGCTGCTGCAGACCAAGGGGCTGATCGAGATCATCTTCGCCAACATCCTGCTGGACAAGAGGATCATCACCGGCGACACCTTCACCGCGCTGCTGCTGATGGCGGTGGCCAGCACCATGCTCACGGTGCCGATGGTGGCGCCCAGGCTGGCGAGCACCCGGGAGCTGGTGGCCCGCGCCAGCTGA
- a CDS encoding hemerythrin domain-containing protein, whose amino-acid sequence MTTVLDRLSPYATNMIRMDHTHVLATFHQYKTTSAPRVKQGLAGTICLALEIHAQLEEEIFYPALRAVTDNEALRKAVPEHNEMKRLIAQLRAMQPTDARYDDTLMELMRDVMHHVADEETTILPEAERLLQDRLGELGRKMTQRRLALLAPRSGRLAADMARAMPASSMALVAGVVAGGLLLGNRLARRV is encoded by the coding sequence ATGACCACCGTCCTCGACCGGCTGTCGCCGTATGCCACCAACATGATCCGCATGGACCACACCCATGTGCTGGCCACCTTCCACCAGTACAAGACCACCAGCGCGCCGCGCGTCAAGCAGGGCCTGGCGGGCACCATCTGCCTGGCGCTGGAGATCCACGCCCAGCTGGAGGAGGAGATCTTCTACCCCGCGCTGCGCGCCGTCACCGACAACGAGGCGCTGCGCAAGGCCGTGCCCGAACACAACGAGATGAAGCGCCTGATCGCCCAGCTGCGCGCCATGCAGCCCACCGACGCGCGCTACGACGACACGCTGATGGAGCTGATGCGCGATGTGATGCACCACGTGGCCGACGAGGAGACCACCATCCTGCCCGAGGCCGAGCGCCTGCTGCAGGACCGTCTGGGGGAGCTGGGCCGCAAGATGACCCAGCGGCGCCTGGCGCTGCTGGCGCCGCGCAGCGGCCGGCTGGCTGCCGACATGGCGCGCGCCATGCCGGCCAGCTCCATGGCGCTGGTCGCCGGCGTGGTGGCCGGGGGCCTGCTGCTGGGCAACCGGCTGGCACGCCGCGTGTGA
- a CDS encoding cytochrome P450, whose product MNRFFTAPKPARPIPVLAGPDHTLAFAADPYRFIGRECAARHTDVAQGRLLLAPTLFLTGAPAAQLFYDKERFVRAGAAPEPLRATLFGKGAVQTLDGSAHLRRKAFFLEATAPARVAALVRQAEVTWLTMASHWRSQPQLVLYTSAQEWLTRSVCAWAGVPLPEHEVQLRTGQLAALFDSAASGLGAHLRARRARRQAETWLAGLVQEIRDGRRRVAGRTLLQAAAELTDERGEPLPARIAAVELLNVLRPTVAVSVFVVFAAHALHHHPGWAPTLAAGGDLGADAFVQEVRRFYPFFPAIAARVRRDFVWEGYHFPQGRRVLLDLYGTNHDGRLWPHPGEFRPERFMGRIPGLFELVPQGGGRADDQHRCPGEGVTLALMKLALRLLVQRSRYRLPPQNLAIDMRRLPALPRDRFVIADFQPV is encoded by the coding sequence ATGAACCGTTTCTTCACGGCGCCCAAACCCGCCCGTCCCATCCCGGTGCTGGCCGGCCCGGACCACACGCTGGCGTTCGCGGCCGATCCCTACCGCTTCATCGGCCGGGAATGCGCCGCCCGCCACACCGACGTGGCGCAGGGCCGGCTGCTGCTGGCGCCCACCCTGTTCCTGACCGGCGCGCCGGCGGCCCAGCTGTTCTACGACAAGGAGCGCTTCGTGCGCGCCGGCGCCGCGCCCGAGCCGCTGCGCGCCACCCTTTTCGGCAAGGGCGCGGTGCAGACGCTGGACGGGTCGGCCCACCTGCGGCGCAAGGCCTTCTTCCTGGAGGCCACGGCGCCCGCGCGCGTGGCCGCGCTGGTGCGCCAGGCCGAGGTCACCTGGCTGACCATGGCCTCGCACTGGCGCAGTCAGCCCCAGCTGGTGCTCTACACCTCGGCGCAGGAATGGCTGACGCGCTCGGTCTGCGCCTGGGCCGGCGTGCCCCTGCCCGAGCACGAGGTGCAGCTGCGCACCGGCCAGCTCGCCGCGCTGTTCGACAGCGCCGCGTCGGGCCTGGGCGCGCACCTGCGCGCGCGGCGGGCGCGCAGGCAGGCCGAAACCTGGCTGGCCGGCCTGGTCCAGGAGATCCGCGACGGGCGCCGGCGCGTGGCCGGGCGCACCCTGCTGCAGGCGGCGGCCGAGCTGACCGACGAGCGCGGCGAGCCGCTGCCCGCGCGCATCGCCGCCGTCGAGCTGCTCAACGTGCTGCGGCCCACCGTGGCGGTGTCGGTGTTCGTGGTGTTCGCCGCGCACGCGCTGCACCACCATCCCGGCTGGGCGCCCACCCTGGCCGCCGGTGGCGACCTGGGCGCCGACGCCTTCGTGCAGGAGGTGCGGCGCTTCTACCCGTTCTTCCCCGCCATCGCCGCGCGCGTGCGGCGCGACTTCGTCTGGGAGGGCTACCACTTCCCGCAGGGCCGGCGCGTGCTGCTGGACCTGTACGGCACCAACCACGACGGCCGGCTGTGGCCGCACCCGGGCGAGTTCCGGCCCGAGCGCTTCATGGGCCGCATCCCCGGCCTGTTCGAGCTGGTGCCGCAGGGCGGCGGCCGCGCCGACGACCAGCACCGCTGCCCGGGCGAAGGGGTGACCCTGGCGCTGATGAAACTGGCCCTGCGCCTGCTGGTGCAGCGCTCGCGCTACCGCCTGCCGCCGCAGAACCTGGCCATCGACATGCGCCGGCTGCCGGCGCTGCCGCGCGATCGTTTCGTGATCGCCGACTTCCAGCCGGTGTAG
- a CDS encoding PhoX family protein, which yields MAKDHDSMEDSNRSSNPSIHEVSLPSRRTVLRGGLGGLLAPLAAGAAPQPAAGPAPAGTGPLLGFRSVAVSTEDRVTVPQGYVAQALAAWGEPVGLPGRLPPFRPDASNTAAEQEAQLGMHHDGMHFFALEGGRGGLLAMNHEYTDDGLLHPDGFRTWNAEKVRKSQAAHGVSVIEVRQQPDGGWQVVRPSRWARRITARTPMAFGGPAAGHALLRTAADPAGLRPLGTLNNCGSGRTPWGTYLTCEENFAFYFRGPDRPGGHEARWGIGPTGGWFRWHEHDERFDARRHPNEPNRFGWVVEIDPFDPASTPVKRTALGRAAHEGATVAVTRDGRAVVYSGEDARFEYLYKFVSRDRIRPGGRRGNAGLLDHGTLYAARFGADGSGRWLPLVHGQGPLTAANGFADQGEVLVKTRQASDRLGATRMDRPEWIAVAADGWVYCTLTNNSARGSVGQPPADAANPRAGNAMGHILRWQEAGDFDGLRFRWNHFVLAGDPANPRAEARGNVRGDAFACPDGLWADARGVLWIQTDMSAAVMGRGEFARLGHNAMLAADPRTGEVRRFLVGPPGCEVTGATMAPDGRTMFVNIQHPGENPSERGGTGRSTWPDHRPGGRPRSATVVIRRLDGGLIGT from the coding sequence ATGGCCAAGGATCACGACTCGATGGAGGACAGCAACCGGTCCTCCAACCCCAGCATCCACGAGGTCTCTTTGCCTTCCCGGCGCACGGTGCTGCGGGGCGGCCTGGGCGGCCTGCTGGCGCCGCTGGCTGCCGGCGCCGCGCCGCAGCCGGCCGCCGGCCCGGCGCCGGCCGGCACCGGCCCCTTGCTGGGCTTTCGAAGCGTGGCGGTGAGCACCGAAGACCGGGTCACCGTGCCGCAGGGTTATGTTGCCCAGGCCCTGGCCGCCTGGGGCGAGCCGGTCGGCCTGCCCGGCCGGCTTCCGCCGTTCCGGCCGGACGCTTCCAACACCGCGGCCGAACAGGAGGCCCAGCTGGGCATGCACCACGACGGCATGCACTTCTTTGCCCTGGAAGGCGGCCGAGGCGGCCTGCTCGCGATGAACCACGAGTACACCGACGACGGCCTGCTGCACCCGGACGGCTTTCGCACCTGGAACGCCGAGAAGGTCCGCAAGTCGCAGGCCGCGCATGGCGTCTCGGTGATCGAGGTCCGCCAGCAGCCGGACGGCGGCTGGCAGGTGGTGCGGCCCTCGCGCTGGGCTCGGCGCATCACGGCGCGCACGCCCATGGCCTTCGGCGGGCCGGCCGCCGGCCATGCCCTGCTGCGCACCGCGGCCGACCCGGCCGGCCTGCGCCCGCTGGGCACGCTGAACAACTGCGGCAGCGGCCGCACGCCCTGGGGCACCTACCTGACTTGCGAGGAGAACTTCGCCTTCTACTTCCGCGGGCCCGACCGGCCCGGCGGGCACGAGGCGCGCTGGGGCATCGGCCCCACCGGCGGCTGGTTCCGCTGGCACGAGCACGACGAGCGCTTCGACGCGCGCCGGCACCCGAACGAGCCGAACCGCTTCGGCTGGGTGGTCGAGATCGACCCGTTCGACCCCGCCTCCACGCCGGTCAAGCGCACCGCCCTGGGCCGCGCCGCGCACGAGGGCGCGACGGTGGCGGTCACGCGCGACGGCCGCGCCGTCGTCTACTCGGGCGAGGACGCGCGCTTCGAGTACCTCTACAAGTTCGTCTCGCGGGATCGCATCCGCCCCGGCGGCCGGCGCGGGAACGCCGGCCTGCTGGACCACGGCACGCTGTACGCCGCCCGCTTCGGCGCTGACGGCAGCGGGCGCTGGCTGCCGCTGGTGCATGGCCAGGGGCCGCTCACCGCCGCCAACGGCTTCGCCGACCAAGGCGAGGTGCTGGTCAAGACCCGCCAGGCCAGCGACCGGCTGGGCGCCACGCGCATGGACCGGCCCGAATGGATCGCGGTCGCGGCGGACGGCTGGGTGTACTGCACGCTGACCAACAACAGCGCGCGCGGCAGCGTGGGGCAGCCGCCGGCGGACGCCGCCAACCCGCGCGCCGGCAATGCCATGGGGCACATCCTGCGCTGGCAGGAGGCAGGCGACTTCGACGGGCTGCGCTTCCGGTGGAACCATTTCGTGCTGGCGGGCGACCCGGCCAACCCGCGGGCCGAGGCCCGCGGCAACGTGCGCGGCGACGCCTTCGCCTGCCCGGACGGGCTGTGGGCCGACGCGCGCGGCGTGCTGTGGATCCAGACCGACATGTCCGCCGCCGTCATGGGGCGCGGCGAATTCGCCCGGCTGGGCCACAACGCCATGCTGGCGGCCGACCCGCGCACCGGCGAGGTCCGCCGCTTCCTGGTGGGTCCGCCCGGCTGCGAGGTCACCGGCGCCACCATGGCGCCGGACGGCCGCACGATGTTCGTCAATATCCAGCATCCCGGCGAAAACCCGTCCGAGCGCGGCGGCACGGGGCGCTCCACCTGGCCGGACCACCGTCCCGGCGGCCGGCCGCGGTCGGCCACGGTGGTGATCCGCCGCCTGGACGGCGGGCTCATCGGTACCTGA
- a CDS encoding iron-containing alcohol dehydrogenase — translation MELSRFAFPTDIRFGAGARKAVAPHLREQGLQRPLLVTDKALAALPVLAEFRTHLQGLDVALYAGVAGNPTARQVMDGAAAYRAHGADCVIGFGGGAALDVAKVVGLAATHEGDILEYAWDHPQVRPIAGELPYFVALPTTAGTGSEVGRSAVISEDATHLKRVIFSPRVLARCVFADPELTLGLPPHVTAATGMDALTHNIESYLSPAYHPLCDGIALEGARIAARSLPIAVHEPSRLQARADMMMASMMGAIAFQKDLGAVHACAHALGAVCDLHHGLANALMIDTVLAWNHEAVPEKFDELAHACKVAGGGAAFVPWLQQLKARVGITGRLSAHGVQARQLPQLVEIAAADICHHTNPRPVTPADLRRLFETAL, via the coding sequence ATGGAGCTGAGCCGCTTCGCATTCCCCACCGACATCCGCTTCGGCGCCGGCGCCCGCAAGGCAGTGGCGCCCCACCTGCGTGAGCAGGGCCTGCAACGCCCGCTGCTGGTGACGGACAAGGCGCTGGCCGCGCTGCCGGTACTGGCGGAGTTCCGCACCCACCTGCAGGGCCTGGACGTAGCGCTCTACGCCGGCGTGGCGGGCAACCCGACCGCCAGGCAGGTGATGGACGGCGCCGCGGCTTACCGGGCCCATGGCGCCGACTGCGTGATCGGCTTCGGCGGCGGCGCGGCGCTGGACGTGGCCAAGGTGGTGGGCCTGGCCGCCACCCACGAGGGCGACATCCTGGAATACGCCTGGGACCACCCGCAGGTGCGGCCGATCGCGGGCGAGCTGCCGTACTTCGTGGCGCTGCCGACCACCGCCGGCACCGGCTCGGAGGTGGGCCGCTCGGCGGTGATCAGCGAGGACGCCACCCACCTCAAGCGCGTCATCTTCAGCCCGCGGGTGCTGGCGCGCTGCGTGTTCGCCGACCCCGAGCTGACGCTGGGGCTGCCGCCCCATGTCACGGCGGCCACCGGCATGGACGCGCTCACCCACAACATCGAGAGCTACCTCTCGCCGGCCTACCACCCGCTGTGCGACGGCATCGCGCTGGAAGGCGCGCGCATCGCGGCGCGCTCCCTGCCCATCGCCGTGCATGAGCCCTCCCGGCTGCAGGCCCGCGCCGACATGATGATGGCGTCGATGATGGGCGCCATCGCCTTCCAGAAGGACCTGGGCGCGGTGCATGCCTGCGCCCATGCGCTGGGCGCGGTCTGCGACCTGCACCACGGCCTGGCCAATGCGCTGATGATCGACACCGTGCTGGCCTGGAACCACGAGGCCGTGCCGGAGAAGTTCGACGAACTGGCGCACGCCTGCAAGGTCGCGGGCGGCGGCGCGGCCTTCGTGCCCTGGCTGCAGCAGCTCAAGGCCCGCGTCGGCATCACCGGCCGGCTGTCGGCGCACGGCGTGCAGGCGCGGCAGCTGCCGCAGCTGGTCGAGATCGCCGCGGCCGACATCTGCCACCACACCAACCCGCGGCCCGTCACGCCCGCCGACCTGCGGCGGCTGTTCGAGACCGCGCTGTAG